A stretch of Streptococcus chenjunshii DNA encodes these proteins:
- the purN gene encoding phosphoribosylglycinamide formyltransferase: MAKKIAVFASGNGSNFQVIAEAFPVAFVFSDHRDAYVLKRAQVLDVKAYAFELKEFANKAAYEQAIVELLEQHQIDLVCLAGYMKIVGPTLLAAYEGRMINIHPAYLPDFPGAHGIEDAWEAGVDQSGVTVHWVDSGVDTGQIIAQVRVPRLADDTIESFEARIHEAEYQLYPKVIKDLL, encoded by the coding sequence ATGGCTAAAAAGATTGCCGTTTTTGCTTCAGGCAATGGATCAAATTTTCAGGTCATCGCAGAAGCTTTTCCGGTAGCATTTGTCTTTTCTGATCATCGTGATGCCTATGTACTTAAGCGCGCTCAAGTGCTGGACGTCAAAGCTTACGCTTTTGAACTTAAAGAGTTTGCCAATAAGGCAGCCTATGAACAGGCTATCGTTGAACTATTAGAACAGCACCAAATTGACTTGGTCTGTCTGGCAGGCTATATGAAAATCGTAGGGCCGACTCTTTTAGCTGCTTATGAAGGCCGCATGATCAACATTCACCCCGCTTATCTGCCGGATTTTCCCGGGGCTCATGGCATAGAAGATGCTTGGGAAGCAGGAGTTGACCAGTCTGGAGTTACAGTTCACTGGGTGGACAGCGGTGTTGATACAGGACAAATCATTGCACAAGTGCGCGTGCCGCGCTTGGCAGATGATACCATCGAAAGTTTTGAAGCACGGATACACGAGGCAGAGTATCAGCTGTATCCTAAAGTAATTAAAGACTTACTGTAG
- a CDS encoding Gfo/Idh/MocA family protein produces MDKKYNWATLGTGVIANELAQTLAVQGRKLYSVANRTYDKGLAFAQKYGIEKVYETLDEVFDDPEVDIIYISTPHNTHIDFLRKALSKGKHVLCEKSITLNSGELAEAVQLAEENHVILAEAMTIFHMPIYRKLSAIADSGKLGELKFIQMNFGSYKDYDMSNRFFSRSLAGGALLDIGVYAISFVRWFMHSKPDQLASQVKLAPSGVDEQAGILLTNEAGEMAAIALSLHAKQPKRGTVAFDKGYIELYDYPRGQKAVITYTEDSSQEVIEAGQTADALAYEVADMEKAVSGEENTMHLDYTQDVMGIMTQLRREWGLIYPEEESQNNVQ; encoded by the coding sequence TTGGATAAAAAGTATAATTGGGCGACGCTAGGAACCGGGGTGATTGCTAATGAATTGGCACAAACTTTGGCCGTACAGGGGAGAAAACTTTATTCAGTGGCTAACCGGACCTATGATAAGGGGCTGGCTTTTGCCCAAAAATATGGCATTGAAAAAGTTTATGAAACGCTTGACGAAGTTTTCGATGATCCTGAGGTTGATATTATTTATATCTCAACTCCGCACAATACCCACATAGACTTTCTGCGAAAAGCCTTAAGCAAAGGGAAACATGTTCTATGCGAAAAATCGATTACACTCAACAGCGGGGAATTGGCAGAAGCGGTTCAATTGGCAGAAGAAAACCATGTCATCCTTGCAGAAGCAATGACAATTTTTCACATGCCGATTTACCGCAAGCTGTCAGCGATTGCAGATTCTGGAAAATTAGGAGAACTCAAGTTTATCCAGATGAACTTTGGCAGCTATAAGGATTATGACATGTCCAACCGCTTTTTCAGCCGCAGCCTTGCAGGCGGAGCTTTGCTGGATATCGGAGTATATGCCATTTCTTTTGTACGCTGGTTTATGCACTCAAAGCCGGATCAGCTTGCCTCGCAGGTAAAACTGGCTCCGTCAGGTGTTGATGAACAGGCAGGGATTCTCTTGACAAATGAAGCCGGTGAAATGGCCGCCATCGCTCTAAGTCTTCATGCTAAGCAGCCTAAACGGGGAACTGTCGCCTTTGATAAAGGCTATATTGAACTTTATGATTATCCGAGAGGCCAAAAAGCTGTTATCACATACACTGAAGACAGCAGCCAGGAAGTGATTGAAGCCGGTCAGACAGCAGATGCCCTTGCCTACGAAGTAGCTGATATGGAAAAGGCCGTTTCTGGGGAAGAGAACACAATGCATCTGGACTATACACAAGATGTTATGGGCATTATGACCCAGCTTCGCAGAGAATGGGGACTGATTTATCCCGAAGAAGAATCTCAGAACAATGTGCAGTAA
- a CDS encoding sugar-binding transcriptional regulator yields the protein MFAEDKLLVKIAEMYYQENKTQNQIAKELGIHRTTISRLLKQSREEGIVQISIKYDKAGTYNTEKQLERAFNLQKAIVVPVAHDLDRRQKDILLAEALAIYLKNILHDGMTIGFSWGATMSAVASCMPELNLSDIVCVPMIGGPSGRLISDYHVNTITYEAAKKLHGIALLIDSPAIPETKSLKEELLKNVFNQELIRLWDHLDMAVMGVGSPVLKNNQTWQDFYGVDIIESIKGQDVVGDVVSRFYNIHGEHIINELDDRLIGIEADKLRECPYRIGVAESRDKVSALIGALRGNYINILVTTEETARGILDSI from the coding sequence ATGTTTGCTGAAGATAAGCTACTTGTTAAAATTGCAGAAATGTACTATCAGGAAAACAAAACACAGAATCAGATTGCCAAAGAGTTGGGAATTCATCGAACCACAATCAGCCGCCTGTTAAAGCAATCCAGAGAAGAAGGGATTGTTCAGATTAGTATTAAATATGATAAAGCTGGGACTTATAATACTGAAAAGCAGCTGGAGAGAGCTTTCAACTTGCAAAAAGCTATTGTGGTGCCGGTGGCTCATGATTTGGATCGCAGGCAGAAAGATATTTTATTAGCCGAGGCGTTAGCGATTTATTTAAAAAATATTCTGCATGATGGCATGACGATTGGTTTTTCATGGGGAGCAACCATGTCAGCTGTTGCCAGCTGTATGCCGGAACTTAATTTGTCAGATATTGTCTGTGTTCCGATGATTGGTGGCCCATCAGGCCGTCTGATAAGTGATTACCATGTTAATACCATTACCTATGAAGCGGCTAAAAAACTGCATGGCATTGCACTTTTAATTGATTCTCCGGCAATCCCTGAAACAAAATCTTTGAAAGAAGAACTGTTAAAAAATGTTTTTAATCAAGAACTGATAAGGCTCTGGGATCATCTTGATATGGCTGTGATGGGTGTAGGAAGCCCTGTCCTTAAGAATAACCAGACATGGCAGGATTTTTATGGGGTAGATATCATTGAGAGCATTAAAGGGCAAGATGTTGTCGGCGATGTCGTATCAAGGTTTTACAATATTCATGGTGAGCATATAATAAACGAGCTTGATGACCGGCTTATCGGAATCGAAGCAGATAAGCTGCGTGAATGCCCCTACCGTATCGGTGTCGCAGAGTCTAGGGACAAAGTTTCGGCACTTATCGGAGCCCTCAGGGGAAACTATATTAATATTTTAGTAACTACAGAAGAAACTGCCAGAGGAATTTTGGATTCTATTTGA
- a CDS encoding SDR family oxidoreductase — protein MSWLGIENKIAVVTGGSSGIGEAIIKELLVNGAKVANFDIAEQTYTDDNLLFIQTDISSRPAVEEAVEKVVEQWGTIDGLVNNAGINIPCLLVDKRQPHSKYELNDDIFDRLVAVNQKGLYLVSQAVGRILVSKGSGVIVNMASEAGLEGSEGQSIYAATKAAVYSFTRSWAKELGRYGIRVVGVAPGIMEATALRSLAYEEALAYTRGKTAEDIRKGYSSVSTIPLGRSGKLNEVADLVLYYLSDRSAYISGVTTNISGGKTRG, from the coding sequence ATGTCTTGGTTGGGGATTGAAAACAAGATAGCTGTGGTTACCGGCGGTTCATCTGGGATTGGAGAGGCTATTATTAAAGAACTGCTGGTTAATGGTGCAAAAGTAGCTAATTTTGATATTGCTGAGCAGACCTATACAGATGACAATTTACTTTTTATCCAGACGGATATCAGTTCACGGCCTGCGGTGGAAGAAGCAGTAGAAAAAGTTGTTGAGCAATGGGGGACAATTGACGGTCTTGTTAATAATGCAGGTATCAATATCCCTTGTTTATTAGTGGATAAACGGCAGCCTCACAGTAAATATGAGCTGAATGATGATATTTTTGACCGCTTAGTTGCTGTTAACCAAAAAGGTCTTTATTTAGTCAGTCAGGCAGTTGGGCGTATTTTAGTCTCTAAAGGAAGCGGTGTTATTGTCAATATGGCTTCTGAAGCAGGACTTGAAGGGTCAGAAGGGCAAAGCATATATGCTGCCACTAAAGCTGCCGTTTACAGTTTCACTCGGTCTTGGGCCAAAGAACTTGGCAGATATGGTATCCGTGTAGTTGGAGTAGCTCCGGGAATTATGGAAGCCACAGCTCTTAGAAGCTTGGCTTACGAAGAAGCTCTAGCTTATACGCGTGGCAAAACAGCTGAGGATATCCGAAAAGGCTACTCCTCTGTCAGCACAATACCTTTAGGCCGAAGCGGGAAATTAAATGAGGTGGCTGATTTGGTTCTTTATTATCTGTCAGATCGTTCTGCCTATATCAGCGGTGTTACAACCAATATTTCTGGTGGGAAGACACGGGGATAA
- the purH gene encoding bifunctional phosphoribosylaminoimidazolecarboxamide formyltransferase/IMP cyclohydrolase gives MTKRALISVSNKEGIVEFAQELRKLGWDIISTGGTKAALDSAGIDSTSIDDVTGFPEMMDGRVKTLHPNIHGALLARRDLKSHLQAAADNKIELIDLVAVNLYPFKETVLKPDVTYADAVENIDIGGPSMLRSAAKNHASVTVIVDPADYAAVLEELANAGETTLATRQRLAAKVFRHTAAYDALIAEYFTAQVGESKPEKLTLTYDLKQSMRYGENPQQDADFYQTALPTAYSVASAKQLNGKELSFNNIRDSDAAIRIIRDFRDRPTVVALKHMNPCGIGQADDIETAWDYAYEADAVSIFGGIVVLNREVDAATAEKMHDIFLEIIIAPSYSEEALTILTNKKKNLRLLELPFDAQEASKTEKEYTGVVGGLLVQNQDVVAENPEDWRVVTERQPNDKETAALEFAWKAIKYVKSNGILIANDRMTLGVGPGQTNRVGAVRIAIEQAKDRLDGAVLASDAFFPFADNIEEIASAGIRAIIQPGGSVRDQDSIDAANKHGIAMVFTGVRHFRH, from the coding sequence ATGACAAAACGCGCATTAATCAGTGTATCTAATAAGGAAGGCATCGTAGAGTTTGCTCAAGAATTAAGGAAACTGGGCTGGGATATCATCTCAACCGGCGGCACCAAAGCTGCTCTTGACAGTGCTGGTATAGACAGTACTTCTATTGACGATGTGACAGGTTTTCCTGAAATGATGGATGGCCGGGTTAAGACGCTCCATCCCAATATTCATGGTGCCCTTCTGGCACGCCGTGATCTAAAGAGCCATCTGCAGGCAGCCGCTGACAATAAGATTGAACTGATTGACTTGGTTGCGGTTAATCTTTATCCTTTTAAAGAAACGGTTCTCAAGCCGGATGTTACCTACGCGGATGCGGTGGAAAATATTGATATCGGCGGTCCATCAATGCTGCGCTCTGCAGCAAAAAATCATGCCAGCGTCACAGTCATAGTTGATCCGGCAGACTATGCAGCAGTTTTAGAAGAATTAGCAAATGCAGGCGAAACAACCCTTGCAACCCGTCAGCGCTTAGCTGCCAAAGTTTTCCGCCACACGGCAGCCTATGATGCTTTGATTGCAGAATACTTCACAGCCCAAGTCGGAGAAAGCAAGCCTGAAAAGCTGACCCTCACTTATGACCTTAAACAGTCCATGCGCTATGGTGAAAATCCACAGCAAGACGCAGATTTCTACCAAACAGCCCTTCCGACAGCTTACTCTGTTGCTTCAGCTAAACAGCTTAACGGTAAAGAATTATCCTTCAATAATATTAGGGATAGCGATGCTGCTATTCGTATTATCCGTGATTTCAGGGACCGTCCGACCGTTGTAGCTCTCAAACATATGAACCCTTGCGGTATCGGACAGGCTGATGATATCGAAACAGCTTGGGATTACGCTTATGAGGCTGATGCTGTCTCAATCTTTGGCGGAATTGTTGTTCTTAACCGAGAGGTTGACGCTGCGACAGCAGAGAAGATGCATGATATTTTCCTCGAAATTATCATTGCTCCAAGTTACTCAGAAGAAGCGCTGACTATTTTAACCAATAAAAAGAAAAATCTGCGTCTTCTGGAACTGCCGTTTGATGCACAGGAAGCCAGCAAAACTGAAAAAGAATACACAGGTGTTGTTGGCGGCCTTCTTGTGCAAAATCAGGATGTCGTTGCAGAAAACCCAGAAGACTGGCGGGTAGTGACAGAACGCCAGCCGAACGATAAAGAGACAGCAGCTCTTGAGTTCGCCTGGAAAGCTATCAAGTATGTTAAATCTAATGGAATTTTAATAGCCAATGACCGTATGACCTTAGGTGTCGGTCCTGGTCAGACCAATCGAGTCGGTGCAGTGCGTATTGCCATTGAGCAAGCCAAAGACCGCCTTGACGGTGCTGTTCTTGCCAGTGATGCTTTCTTTCCTTTTGCTGACAATATTGAAGAAATTGCCTCTGCAGGCATCAGAGCTATTATACAGCCTGGCGGCTCGGTCCGCGATCAGGATTCTATTGATGCTGCGAATAAGCACGGCATTGCAATGGTGTTCACGGGCGTAAGACATTTTAGGCATTAA
- a CDS encoding iron-containing alcohol dehydrogenase, translating into MENFRLCIPTDIRFGKERLSELPEALETFGKRVLFVYGGGSIKKIGLYTKLMALLKKNDFIVAELSGVEPNPRIESVREGIAIARQQQVDVILAVGGGSVIDASKVIAAGVYYDGDAWDLITNKNLVGEALPLVTILTLAATGTEMNRNAVISNLATKEKRGTSGWELIPRVSFLDPSLTYTVSKWQTAAGSADMMSHLFEQYFNRTEGTDVQDSIAEGLLKTIITHAPVAIREPENYISRANLLWASTLALNGLVGQGRSGAWSCHAIEHELSAYYDITHGIGLAVITPRWMKYCIDRDASTHAKFADYARNVWGLTDGTDKELAQKAVRQTYRFFKDQLGIPMTLPEVGIKTQDILAEMSQKAVEHGNLSENRFVNLEAEVVEQILRASFEPMDNNEPESKS; encoded by the coding sequence ATGGAGAATTTTCGATTATGCATACCGACAGATATTCGTTTTGGCAAAGAGCGATTAAGTGAACTACCAGAAGCGCTTGAGACTTTTGGAAAACGTGTCTTATTTGTTTATGGCGGCGGTTCAATAAAAAAAATAGGCCTATATACCAAACTCATGGCCTTATTGAAAAAGAATGATTTTATAGTAGCTGAATTATCCGGCGTTGAGCCCAATCCACGTATCGAATCAGTTCGTGAAGGGATAGCTATCGCACGGCAGCAGCAAGTAGATGTCATTTTAGCTGTTGGCGGCGGTTCTGTTATCGACGCCAGCAAAGTGATTGCAGCTGGTGTCTATTATGATGGAGATGCCTGGGATTTAATTACAAACAAAAATTTGGTGGGGGAAGCCCTCCCTCTTGTTACTATTTTGACACTGGCTGCGACCGGCACGGAGATGAACCGCAATGCGGTTATCTCAAATCTTGCGACTAAAGAGAAACGGGGGACCAGCGGCTGGGAATTGATTCCGCGTGTATCGTTTTTAGATCCAAGCTTGACTTATACTGTATCCAAGTGGCAGACAGCAGCAGGTTCAGCTGATATGATGAGCCATTTGTTTGAGCAGTATTTCAACAGAACTGAAGGAACCGATGTTCAGGACAGTATTGCCGAGGGTCTTTTAAAAACCATTATTACACATGCTCCAGTAGCTATTCGGGAGCCTGAAAATTATATCTCTCGTGCTAATTTGTTATGGGCATCAACCTTAGCTCTGAACGGGTTGGTCGGTCAAGGCCGTTCGGGGGCATGGAGCTGCCATGCCATTGAACATGAACTGTCTGCATACTATGACATTACTCATGGTATAGGGTTGGCTGTTATCACGCCCCGATGGATGAAGTACTGTATAGACAGAGATGCCAGTACACATGCTAAGTTTGCAGATTATGCCCGCAATGTTTGGGGACTGACAGATGGGACTGATAAAGAACTGGCACAAAAAGCCGTTCGGCAGACCTATCGCTTTTTCAAAGATCAGTTGGGTATTCCGATGACTCTGCCGGAAGTAGGGATTAAAACACAGGATATTCTTGCAGAAATGAGCCAAAAGGCTGTTGAACATGGAAATTTATCTGAAAACCGTTTTGTCAACTTAGAGGCAGAGGTTGTTGAGCAGATTTTAAGGGCTTCCTTTGAACCAATGGATAATAATGAACCTGAAAGTAAATCCTAA
- a CDS encoding PTS mannose/fructose/sorbose transporter subunit IIC: MALSVLQIILIFIWSSITGMGSVLDEFQTHRPLIACTVTGLILGDITTGIILGGTLELIALGWMNIGAAQSPDSALASVISTILVVVGHQDIQKGIAIALPVAVAGQVLTVLVRTATVAIQHAADREAQEARFSKIIFLHFFALVFQAMRVAIPATLVAIFVDASAVTRMLDAIPEVITGGLAVAGGMIVVVGYAMVLNMMYIKYLLPFFFAGFILGGYLDFSLLAFGVLGLVIALIYVQLNPHFAKTVNAGNENTVLADDELED, translated from the coding sequence ATGGCTCTATCAGTTTTGCAAATTATACTTATATTTATTTGGTCAAGTATCACCGGTATGGGCAGTGTTTTAGATGAGTTTCAGACCCATAGACCGCTTATCGCTTGTACTGTAACCGGTCTTATTTTAGGGGATATCACAACCGGTATTATCCTTGGGGGAACACTTGAATTAATTGCCTTAGGATGGATGAATATTGGGGCAGCTCAATCTCCGGATTCTGCCTTAGCAAGTGTGATTTCAACTATCTTAGTTGTTGTCGGGCATCAGGATATCCAAAAAGGGATTGCTATTGCCTTGCCGGTAGCGGTTGCCGGTCAAGTGCTTACTGTTTTGGTCAGAACAGCAACTGTTGCGATTCAGCATGCTGCGGATAGGGAGGCTCAGGAAGCACGCTTCAGCAAAATCATTTTTTTGCACTTCTTTGCTCTGGTATTTCAAGCTATGCGGGTAGCTATTCCCGCGACCCTGGTAGCTATATTTGTTGATGCATCTGCAGTAACCAGAATGCTTGATGCGATACCGGAAGTGATTACAGGCGGTCTTGCAGTAGCCGGAGGCATGATTGTTGTAGTCGGTTATGCGATGGTACTTAATATGATGTATATAAAATATTTGCTGCCCTTCTTTTTTGCAGGGTTTATTCTAGGCGGCTATCTGGATTTCAGCCTGCTGGCTTTTGGTGTTTTAGGCTTGGTTATTGCTTTGATATATGTGCAGTTAAATCCTCATTTTGCTAAAACAGTTAATGCCGGAAATGAAAATACCGTTTTAGCCGACGATGAGTTAGAAGATTAG
- a CDS encoding PTS sugar transporter subunit IIA yields MNQVILIAHGHLAAEMKASAEMLFGELPQFHTIDFLEEDGLESLSSKIYQKMKTLNCPLLIFTDLFGGTPFNASCSVALRHPDLETEIVSGMSLPLVLELAAILNSRPLKEIASALPSLVAGSVRLFDRQLNQPEAEREDLL; encoded by the coding sequence ATGAATCAGGTTATTTTAATCGCCCATGGCCATTTGGCTGCAGAAATGAAGGCTTCGGCAGAAATGCTGTTTGGAGAATTGCCTCAGTTTCATACCATTGATTTTTTGGAAGAAGACGGTTTAGAAAGTCTGTCATCAAAAATTTACCAAAAAATGAAAACGCTTAACTGCCCGCTGCTTATTTTTACGGATCTATTTGGCGGCACACCGTTTAATGCAAGCTGCTCAGTTGCTTTGCGGCATCCTGATTTAGAGACTGAGATTGTTTCAGGGATGTCTCTGCCTCTCGTGTTAGAGTTAGCTGCAATCCTTAATAGCCGTCCGCTTAAGGAAATAGCTTCTGCTCTTCCTAGTTTAGTGGCCGGCAGTGTAAGGCTGTTCGATCGGCAGTTAAATCAGCCTGAAGCAGAAAGGGAGGACTTATTATGA
- a CDS encoding PTS system mannose/fructose/sorbose family transporter subunit IID, whose amino-acid sequence MANHSLTAKNKINKQDLFKAFIYSNFQQASFNYERIHALAFCVDMIPAIKRIYSSKKDQAAALKRHLTFFNVTPAMCGPVIGVTMAMEEARANGADLDDGTISSLKIGLMGPLCGVGDPLIWGTLRPVTAAIGASMALSGQVLGPIAFFLAFNIIRLAIKWYGLSYGYKQGLGIVKNLSGNILPKLTEGATILGLFVMGVLVTKWTSINVSLAAYKTTGADGKTVVTTIQNILDDLVPGLLPLALTFAMMYFLRKKVSPILLIFVLFAVGIAGYALGVLS is encoded by the coding sequence ATGGCAAATCATAGCCTAACAGCAAAGAACAAAATAAATAAACAAGATTTATTTAAAGCATTTATCTATTCCAATTTTCAGCAGGCTTCATTTAACTATGAGCGAATTCATGCACTGGCTTTTTGTGTTGATATGATTCCGGCAATCAAGCGGATTTATAGCAGTAAGAAAGATCAGGCTGCTGCTTTGAAACGTCATCTGACTTTCTTTAATGTGACACCGGCTATGTGCGGTCCGGTTATCGGAGTTACCATGGCTATGGAAGAAGCGCGTGCCAATGGCGCAGATCTGGATGATGGGACAATTAGCAGTTTGAAAATCGGCTTAATGGGACCTCTTTGCGGTGTGGGAGATCCTTTGATTTGGGGGACCTTACGTCCTGTTACTGCAGCGATTGGAGCATCGATGGCTTTAAGCGGGCAAGTGCTGGGGCCGATTGCTTTTTTCCTAGCCTTTAATATTATCAGATTAGCGATTAAGTGGTATGGCTTAAGTTATGGTTATAAACAGGGGCTGGGGATTGTTAAGAATTTATCTGGGAATATTCTTCCAAAGTTAACAGAAGGTGCAACTATTCTGGGGCTCTTTGTCATGGGAGTCTTGGTTACTAAATGGACCAGTATCAATGTTTCCCTGGCGGCATATAAAACCACGGGAGCAGATGGTAAAACCGTGGTTACCACTATTCAAAATATCTTAGATGACTTGGTTCCTGGCTTGTTACCCTTGGCACTCACTTTTGCGATGATGTATTTTCTTCGAAAAAAAGTCAGTCCAATACTGCTGATTTTTGTCTTGTTTGCTGTCGGGATTGCTGGGTATGCGCTGGGAGTACTATCATAG
- a CDS encoding zinc-binding dehydrogenase, with product MKTKAVRLYGKKDLRLEEFELPALKDNEILASVVTDSICMSSWKLANQGADHKKTPDDLAAKPIVIGHEFCGEILEVGKKWQNKFKKGQRYVVQANLQLPDRPDCPGYSYSYTGGDATYIIIDKDVMEQDCLIIYQGETFFEGSLLEPLSCVIAAFSANYHLIEGSYDHKMGIKDGGNLLILGGTGPMGLLALDYALHGPVNPRHLVVTDINQDKLERAEKLYTSTEKTQLSFVNTKKLDNQADVLRKTVGRQGFDDIFVLVPSESLITMASNLLNPDGCLNFFAGPQSKDFSASVNFYDIHYAFTHYVGTSGGSVADMRRAVDAVEKKQVTAANIVTHVLGLNALAETTLSQPDIGGGKKLVYTHKNFNRLELAEVCQKDPDLARILDKTAGIWSKEAEDHVLSTYPDI from the coding sequence ATGAAAACCAAAGCAGTACGTTTGTACGGAAAGAAAGATTTACGATTGGAAGAATTTGAACTGCCTGCCCTCAAGGATAATGAAATTTTAGCATCAGTAGTTACTGACAGTATTTGTATGTCATCGTGGAAGCTGGCCAATCAAGGAGCTGATCATAAAAAAACACCGGACGATTTGGCTGCTAAACCCATTGTTATTGGTCATGAATTCTGCGGTGAAATTCTGGAAGTTGGGAAAAAATGGCAGAATAAATTTAAAAAAGGGCAGCGCTATGTTGTTCAGGCGAACCTCCAGTTGCCGGATCGTCCTGACTGTCCCGGTTATTCATACTCTTACACAGGGGGAGATGCGACCTATATTATCATCGATAAAGATGTGATGGAACAGGATTGTTTGATTATTTATCAGGGAGAAACTTTTTTTGAAGGCTCGCTGTTAGAACCTCTATCCTGTGTGATCGCGGCTTTCTCTGCTAATTATCATTTGATTGAAGGAAGTTATGATCATAAAATGGGAATCAAAGATGGCGGAAATTTACTTATTTTAGGCGGAACCGGACCGATGGGTTTGCTTGCGCTTGACTATGCTCTGCACGGACCGGTTAATCCTCGTCATCTTGTTGTGACGGATATTAATCAAGATAAATTGGAACGGGCTGAAAAATTGTATACCTCAACAGAAAAAACACAATTAAGCTTTGTGAATACTAAAAAACTGGACAATCAGGCCGATGTTTTACGGAAAACAGTCGGCAGACAGGGTTTTGATGATATCTTTGTACTCGTTCCTTCAGAGTCGCTTATTACAATGGCTTCCAATCTTTTAAATCCTGATGGCTGTTTAAACTTTTTTGCCGGTCCTCAGTCCAAGGATTTCTCTGCTTCGGTTAATTTTTATGATATTCACTATGCATTCACTCATTATGTCGGTACATCGGGAGGCAGTGTTGCTGATATGCGCCGGGCAGTTGATGCTGTCGAAAAAAAGCAGGTGACTGCGGCTAATATTGTCACCCATGTACTTGGATTGAATGCTCTGGCAGAAACAACTTTGTCACAGCCAGACATCGGCGGCGGCAAAAAATTAGTTTATACACATAAAAACTTTAATCGTTTAGAGTTAGCTGAAGTTTGTCAAAAAGATCCTGATTTGGCCCGTATTTTAGATAAAACAGCAGGTATCTGGAGTAAGGAAGCCGAGGATCATGTTTTAAGCACTTACCCTGATATCTAA
- a CDS encoding PTS system mannose/fructose/N-acetylgalactosamine-transporter subunit IIB, whose translation MKVKLARIDDRLIHGQVTTVWAKEAAAERIIIPSDEVASDEIRRTLVKQAAPPGIKVNVVTPEKAVKVYHNPKYKDETVFYLFTKPQEVVDLVKGGVPIDSINIGGMQFKVGRVQLTKAVSVSKEDVAAFYELIDLGVKLDCRVVATDSPKDFEILLKQAVFN comes from the coding sequence ATGAAAGTTAAACTGGCTAGAATTGATGACCGGTTGATTCACGGTCAAGTCACAACAGTATGGGCTAAAGAAGCGGCCGCAGAGCGGATTATTATTCCAAGTGATGAGGTAGCTAGCGATGAAATCAGACGTACTTTAGTTAAACAGGCTGCCCCTCCAGGTATTAAAGTAAATGTTGTCACCCCAGAAAAAGCGGTTAAAGTTTATCATAATCCCAAATACAAAGATGAAACGGTTTTTTATTTATTTACTAAACCTCAGGAAGTCGTCGATTTAGTGAAGGGAGGCGTTCCTATTGACAGTATCAATATTGGCGGTATGCAGTTTAAAGTCGGACGTGTTCAGCTGACAAAGGCAGTTTCGGTTTCTAAAGAGGATGTTGCTGCTTTTTATGAATTAATTGATTTAGGGGTTAAACTGGATTGTCGTGTGGTAGCAACAGACAGTCCTAAGGATTTTGAAATATTGCTTAAGCAGGCAGTTTTTAATTAA
- a CDS encoding GNAT family N-acetyltransferase, with product MGEQLNNVQKGILPQVTALEGQTVKVVKLEQEHIEGLYDVYGPSSPLENWTYLPIEPFTDFTAYQQFMEDNVKSQDPYYLVILDNKTGEALGTFSLMRIDLQNRVAEMGWVVYSERLKRTRMATEAQFLVMEYVFEDMHCRRYEWKCDHLNQPSRQAALRLGFKYEGTFRQAAIYKGRNRDTDWFSMLDQEWPENKKRFTKWLSDDNFTASGEQKVALQKINV from the coding sequence ATAGGAGAGCAGCTGAATAATGTTCAAAAAGGGATACTTCCTCAAGTGACAGCATTAGAAGGCCAGACGGTAAAAGTTGTTAAGTTAGAACAAGAACATATCGAAGGACTTTATGATGTTTACGGTCCTAGCTCTCCTCTGGAAAACTGGACTTATCTCCCCATTGAGCCGTTTACTGATTTTACGGCTTATCAACAGTTTATGGAAGATAATGTAAAGTCACAGGATCCTTATTATCTAGTTATATTAGACAATAAAACCGGGGAGGCTTTAGGAACCTTTTCACTAATGAGGATTGATCTGCAAAATCGTGTAGCCGAAATGGGTTGGGTCGTTTACTCAGAACGATTAAAAAGGACACGGATGGCTACAGAAGCTCAGTTTCTGGTGATGGAATATGTATTTGAAGACATGCACTGTCGCCGCTATGAATGGAAATGTGACCATTTGAATCAGCCTTCCCGGCAAGCAGCCCTGCGCTTGGGTTTCAAATACGAAGGAACTTTCAGACAAGCAGCAATTTATAAAGGGCGCAATCGTGATACGGACTGGTTTTCGATGTTAGACCAAGAGTGGCCTGAAAATAAGAAACGCTTCACAAAGTGGCTCTCCGATGATAATTTCACTGCCTCTGGTGAACAAAAAGTGGCTTTGCAAAAAATAAACGTCTAA